The Drosophila simulans strain w501 chromosome 3R, Prin_Dsim_3.1, whole genome shotgun sequence genome contains the following window.
aaatggccaagaagagCAACGGTATAAAGAAGGCCATCGAATCGGGCCCAGAATCGAGTGGTGCACATGTGACCGCCGATGGCCTCATCAACTATGAAATCCAAAGACTGACTAACGAGATTGCCGTGCTGAAGGAAGCGAATCGAAACAAGGAGGAGAAGACCCAGGTAAGTGGACGCCACATCAACACAATCATCCGCCTCACATTGCATGCTGCATGCGATAGTTAGTTAGTGCCGCCGCTTTGTTACCGCCAAATTGTAGTTGTGGGTCAAGTGCTCCCAGGCCAGCACAATGCATGCCATCCCGATCCCCACCAGCCACAGAGCGAATACGGCGTGGAAATGCTGCAGTTTGAGGACCACCGGTTCATCATTGCCACTCCCGCGACGACGGTTCACCACCTTCACACCCGACTTGATGAAGGCGGAGTTCATGATGCGATCCCAGTATCGCTCGAATCCAAACTCATGCGAACTCCGGATCAGCCAGTTCAGGAAACCCAAGTAGGGTGATCCGTAGGGAACGATATAAACGGCGTGAAACGGCACCAGGCAGCTGTTCATCAGGTGGAAAAGCGGACGACCCAGGTGCATGTGCACTCGGCTGTTCACCTGGAAACGTGCGATGTGATACTTCTCCAAATAGGCAAATCTGGGAAAGAAGATTTTATGGAATCACTGCAATCAATCCACTTACACACATACCTTATGTCATTGTTCCTCATCATTTCGTACATCTGGGTGTCGGAAACTTCCAGCATTTGTTCCCGAATTCTGGACTCGTGCTTGTGTCCCAGGGTCAGGAAGTGTTGGATGTGTTTAACATGCCTCGGACGAATGATGATGTGGTAGTGGGACCTGGCCAACGCACCCAGTTGGTTTATATCGGGCAGATACGGCTGGAACACCATCATGCTGGTCAGATTTCCCTTGAATGCCGAGCATATGAGTAGTCCAAAGTAAAGCCAGAAGATCAGGAACAATCGGATCGAGTGGTTGAGCGGAATCCGGGTCATGGGCATAGTCAAAGCTCCGGCGAATAGTTGCATGGGAACCCTACCCACTTCGGATTTCAGGATGTAGCAGAAGACATTCGCCACCAGGACAGAAACCAGAATTAGGGCCCAAACTAATGCGCCAAACGAGCGAAATATGTTCCAGAAAGTGGGAGCAGTCTTGGCTTTCGGCACAATCACGCAAAGATCATCACGCGTGTGGGATACCGTGCTCTCCGCCTGTTTCCTGAAGGTATCCGGAACCAAGAAACGGATGTTCATGGCCACATCCACGTACTCCTTGGCCACCTCCAGGAAACATATGTCCGAGCTGAGATTGTGGTTGTTATACGAGTGCGGACGCGTTATCATCATGGTCGCGTTCAGTCGCTCAGCCACATAGGCTGCCAGGAGGCCGTCGGTCCCCAGGATAATTCCCTGTCTCCAGAAGATTGCCCTCACATCGTCCCTGTAGATGCACATCCTCAGCGGTTTCCTCTGCATATTCGGTATGGTCTTTGGGAAAAGCTGCTCTAAAGTTGGAACCTCATTTGGCTTATTGTCGACTGGTATCAGATAGTTGTCCATAAACGGGTTGTACCGATAGGCATTCAGGCGTCCATCTCGCCAGTAGAGGATCACGATATTCAGTAGCCATATCTTCCAGAATTGCCGGAAACTGGCCCGCATCCAAGCATCGGAAACGGTATCCGCATCTCTGACCAAGAGAAAAACATGCGATCGATGCTTGGCAGCCGATTTCTTCCGGATGAGTGAAAGCTCCAATGGTTGCGATATGTTTGTGATGATCATCACCATGTACATTAGTATGCCATCATCCTTGACCGCCTCCAGTGGTGTATTTTGATTCCTGAGagtaaaatattcaaatatttgtgtttattatatcaattatatatattatgatcAACTTGCCTGAGAGATATGTATGAAATGTCGCACTTGGTCACCTCTTTGAGTATCTGACCCGTATGCTCGTGGGAGGTTTGATTCTCGAAGTAGACGAACAGAACCTTAATCCGAGCCTGGCAAAGTATCTGGCTCATCTTGACCATCACGATCGAATTTTTCTTCAAATCTATCGGAATGCGATTCTCCCGTGCTCCGGCCAAATTGACCAGGATTGCCAGGAGCAGGATGTGTTTTAGCCACTGTACGGACATTGCAATGCCAACTGTTTGGGCAGAGGGATGACACCTTTGTTTTTATACCCAGAGCCAATTTCGATATAGCAATTTCCCTAATGCTTGCCATATCGGCAAAGGGCGTTAAGCAAATATTATGCTATATCTTCTGCACTTTCATACCCTGCAAAGTATCTTTTCGAGTTCCTGCCTACGGAttgcattatttaattaacacaGAAATATTCCAACTTCATGATTTAGTGCCCTTTATAATTCC
Protein-coding sequences here:
- the LOC6728874 gene encoding uncharacterized protein LOC6728874 → MSVQWLKHILLLAILVNLAGARENRIPIDLKKNSIVMVKMSQILCQARIKVLFVYFENQTSHEHTGQILKEVTKCDISNQNTPLEAVKDDGILMYMVMIITNISQPLELSLIRKKSAAKHRSHVFLLVRDADTVSDAWMRASFRQFWKIWLLNIVILYWRDGRLNAYRYNPFMDNYLIPVDNKPNEVPTLEQLFPKTIPNMQRKPLRMCIYRDDVRAIFWRQGIILGTDGLLAAYVAERLNATMMITRPHSYNNHNLSSDICFLEVAKEYVDVAMNIRFLVPDTFRKQAESTVSHTRDDLCVIVPKAKTAPTFWNIFRSFGALVWALILVSVLVANVFCYILKSEVGRVPMQLFAGALTMPMTRIPLNHSIRLFLIFWLYFGLLICSAFKGNLTSMMVFQPYLPDINQLGALARSHYHIIIRPRHVKHIQHFLTLGHKHESRIREQMLEVSDTQMYEMMRNNDIRFAYLEKYHIARFQVNSRVHMHLGRPLFHLMNSCLVPFHAVYIVPYGSPYLGFLNWLIRSSHEFGFERYWDRIMNSAFIKSGVKVVNRRRGSGNDEPVVLKLQHFHAVFALWLVGIGMACIVLAWEHLTHNYNLAVTKRRH